Proteins encoded in a region of the Blastococcus sp. Marseille-P5729 genome:
- a CDS encoding LLM class F420-dependent oxidoreductase codes for MDFRIFTEPQQGATYDDLLAVARATEDLGFDAFFRSDHYLAMGDTDGRPGPTDALITLAALARETSRIRLGTLVCSATFRYPGVLAISAAQIDQMSGGRLELGLGTGWYEAEHQAYGIPFPALGERFEILEEQLAILTGLWGTPEGGRFSYDGDHFTLTDSPALPRPVQDGGVPLIVGGGGPKRTPRLAAQYAAEFNRVFAPIDDIKTQFDRVGAACDAIGRDRSSITLSAGMVACVGRDEAEIARRAAAIGREVDELRENGLAGTPSEVIDKIGRIQEIGAQRLYLQILDLSDLDHLALIASDVVQVVNPAK; via the coding sequence ATGGACTTCCGGATCTTCACCGAGCCTCAGCAGGGTGCGACCTACGACGATCTGCTCGCGGTCGCACGCGCCACCGAGGACCTCGGCTTCGACGCCTTCTTCCGCTCCGACCACTACCTCGCGATGGGCGACACCGACGGGCGGCCCGGCCCGACCGATGCGCTGATCACCCTCGCCGCCCTCGCCCGCGAGACGTCGCGGATCCGTCTCGGCACGCTCGTGTGCTCGGCGACCTTCCGATACCCCGGCGTCCTCGCCATCAGCGCCGCGCAGATCGACCAGATGTCTGGTGGGCGGCTCGAGCTGGGCCTTGGCACGGGCTGGTACGAGGCAGAGCACCAGGCCTACGGCATCCCGTTCCCGGCGCTCGGCGAGCGCTTCGAGATCCTCGAGGAGCAGCTGGCGATCCTGACCGGTCTGTGGGGGACGCCGGAGGGCGGTCGCTTCTCGTACGACGGCGACCACTTCACGCTCACCGACTCGCCGGCGCTGCCGAGGCCTGTGCAAGACGGCGGCGTACCGCTGATCGTCGGCGGCGGCGGGCCGAAGCGGACGCCGCGACTGGCCGCGCAGTACGCCGCGGAGTTCAACCGCGTGTTCGCACCGATCGACGACATCAAGACCCAGTTCGACCGCGTCGGCGCGGCGTGCGACGCAATCGGGCGGGACCGGTCCTCGATCACCCTGTCGGCCGGGATGGTCGCCTGCGTGGGTCGCGACGAGGCGGAGATCGCCCGCCGGGCCGCGGCGATCGGGCGCGAGGTCGACGAGCTGCGCGAGAACGGCCTGGCGGGCACGCCGTCCGAGGTGATCGACAAGATCGGCCGGATCCAGGAGATCGGCGCGCAGCGGCTGTACCTGCAGATCCTGGATCTGTCGGACCTTGACCATCTGGCTCTCATCGCGTCTGATGTAGTGCAGGTAGTTAACCCTGCTAAGTAA
- a CDS encoding acyl-CoA dehydrogenase family protein: MDTQYFADPHLAELHAVGAALAKSAFHAADLSKPIPADELHSIFASLAPTGYLGGLVAKADGGSEMSGEEFGALLEGVAEAAPYLSNHNVQREIALAGSSSLKEKWLGPLLEGKAIGTIAVTEPSGGSDLEHLHTRVETRDDGYALTGQKLWAVHTMTADVAIVLAKGPEGEPIRVVADLNHESVRRQQIPTSGLRFLTFGLLQFMNTPIAEDDILRDIDDDAIALMVATDRALTAIQATSVAQRAIHSAVKQLSTRRIRGTVVTETDVIRAEIGRMSASVEAARVFAYHALKFIDMQQPGVEALAAGAKSHATDVCSKVCNEAVELCAAEGLVDGSEVIRLRNDLQMLATGHGTSLVSALKWGEYVIDQSQIRR, translated from the coding sequence ATGGACACGCAGTACTTCGCAGACCCTCATCTCGCCGAGCTTCATGCCGTCGGTGCGGCGCTCGCCAAGTCGGCATTCCACGCTGCGGACCTGTCCAAGCCCATACCTGCCGACGAGCTGCACAGCATCTTCGCCTCGCTGGCGCCTACCGGTTACCTCGGGGGCCTGGTCGCCAAGGCCGATGGGGGCTCGGAGATGTCCGGTGAGGAGTTCGGTGCCTTGCTGGAGGGCGTTGCCGAGGCCGCGCCCTACCTGTCCAACCACAACGTGCAGCGAGAGATCGCGCTGGCGGGATCGTCGTCCCTGAAGGAGAAGTGGCTCGGCCCGCTGCTCGAGGGCAAGGCCATCGGCACCATCGCGGTCACCGAGCCTTCCGGTGGCTCCGACCTCGAGCACCTGCACACGCGGGTCGAGACGAGGGACGACGGGTACGCGCTCACCGGCCAGAAGCTATGGGCCGTGCACACGATGACCGCCGATGTCGCGATCGTGCTGGCCAAAGGGCCCGAGGGTGAGCCGATACGCGTGGTGGCGGACCTGAACCACGAGTCGGTACGCCGCCAGCAGATCCCGACGTCCGGGCTGCGCTTTTTGACCTTCGGGCTGCTGCAGTTCATGAACACCCCGATCGCCGAGGACGACATCCTGCGCGACATCGACGACGACGCGATCGCGCTGATGGTCGCCACCGACCGCGCGCTCACCGCCATCCAGGCCACGTCGGTCGCACAGCGCGCCATCCACTCCGCAGTCAAGCAGCTCTCGACCAGGCGGATCCGTGGCACTGTGGTGACCGAGACCGACGTCATCCGCGCCGAGATCGGCCGTATGAGCGCTTCGGTCGAGGCCGCCCGGGTATTCGCCTACCACGCGCTGAAGTTCATCGACATGCAGCAGCCCGGCGTCGAGGCACTCGCGGCCGGTGCCAAGTCGCACGCGACGGACGTGTGCTCCAAGGTCTGCAACGAGGCCGTCGAACTGTGCGCGGCCGAAGGGCTCGTGGACGGCAGTGAGGTGATCCGGCTGCGCAACGACCTGCAGATGCTGGCCACCGGCCACGGAACCTCCCTGGTCAGCGCCCTCAAGTGGGGCGAGTACGTCATCGACCAGTCCCAGATCCGCCGGTAG
- a CDS encoding cyclase family protein yields MSELPKYDDLPEGPHGGRLAWHLFGEDDDLGLVNLLTPERVSEATKLVRRGVSFPLDHAHAYYDPAPNIKRGNPTHNLLVAREGLSLDDYYDDFFPQGGSQWDSLAHVGYAPGLYYNGTTLEQVKAGERNTIIGWARHGIAGRAVVLDIPATMQRLGRDYDPGTDSRLTVDDLRAAAEHSGIEHRPGDLVVLYTGFEQWYAGTGRDIREGLPHDLASPGIEATEEMARYLWDIHCTAIVSDNYSVEAWPATFEDGTAPFGFLHQMLIGSFGMALGELWHLSDLVEDCRETGVYEGMLVSTPMMAPKGIGSTANAVVLK; encoded by the coding sequence ATGAGCGAGCTTCCGAAGTATGACGACCTGCCCGAGGGCCCGCACGGCGGCCGGTTGGCCTGGCACCTGTTCGGCGAGGACGACGACCTGGGCTTGGTGAACCTGCTGACTCCCGAGCGCGTGTCCGAGGCGACCAAGCTGGTACGCCGCGGCGTGTCCTTCCCGCTGGATCACGCGCACGCCTACTACGACCCGGCCCCGAACATCAAGCGCGGCAACCCGACCCACAACCTGTTGGTGGCGCGCGAAGGGCTGTCGCTCGACGACTACTACGACGACTTCTTCCCGCAGGGCGGCAGCCAATGGGACTCGCTCGCCCACGTGGGCTATGCGCCCGGCCTGTACTACAACGGCACCACGCTCGAGCAGGTCAAGGCCGGCGAGCGGAACACGATCATCGGGTGGGCGCGCCACGGCATCGCCGGTCGTGCCGTCGTCTTGGACATCCCCGCGACCATGCAGCGGCTCGGGCGCGACTACGACCCGGGCACCGATAGCAGGCTCACTGTCGACGACCTACGCGCCGCCGCCGAGCATTCCGGCATCGAGCATCGCCCCGGGGACCTCGTCGTTCTCTACACCGGCTTCGAGCAGTGGTACGCCGGGACCGGCCGCGACATCCGCGAGGGCCTGCCGCACGACCTCGCCTCACCCGGCATCGAGGCCACCGAGGAGATGGCCCGGTACCTGTGGGACATCCACTGCACGGCGATCGTGTCCGACAACTACTCCGTCGAGGCCTGGCCGGCGACCTTCGAGGACGGCACCGCGCCCTTCGGCTTCCTGCACCAGATGCTCATCGGCAGCTTCGGCATGGCCCTCGGCGAGCTGTGGCACCTCTCGGACCTCGTCGAGGACTGCCGCGAGACCGGAGTCTACGAGGGCATGCTGGTCAGCACCCCGATGATGGCGCCGAAGGGCATCGGATCCACCGCGAACGCCGTCGTCCTGAAGTAG
- a CDS encoding ExeM/NucH family extracellular endonuclease, with product MPTSLRTAVRNFILVIATALAATLMTQLPAAAVSDGVIINELYARGGSANQPYTNKFVELHNPTGTAIDLNGMSIQYRSATGTGNASGVVALTGTIEPGGYYVIQLGSNGTTGAPLPEPDQTSGVNPSGTTGTVFLASTTTAINPATQPELVVDKLGYGGSNSPEGTAATYTGSNSTPGSLGRTTAVDTDDNATDFTFLETPTPGAANTGTTPDPDPDPEPEPDPTVVSIAEIQGAGAETPMNGQRVTTIGVVTASYPTGGFNGFYLQTPGSGGVEDSTPGASDGIFVYLGSGAEPATVGACLTVTGTAGEYYGLTQLSSPTIAPASDCAPAKAVELETLPATDAEKEQYEGMLVHPIGSYTITNNYQLSQYGQIGLAYGDQPLYQATDVVAPGPEAAAYEAANLAKYITLDDGSSWNYLTNQTAQSTPLPYLSQETPMRTGSQVTFVSPVILDYRFQWNYQPVGQVVGSDDVDIPITSENDREATVPSVGGDLQMAAFNVLNYFTDLGQDEAGCRSYDDREGNPVGARDCQVRGAYTPEAFADQQAKIVNAINSSGAEIVALMEVENSAGITYLPGQDRDKALAELVAALNAAGGNWAYAPSPVVLPPNEDVIRTAFIYNPDVVSLDGPSEILLDGAFANARYPLAQKFTVNDSTTSFVAIANHFKSKGSGEDDGTGQGLANPSREAQATALTTWANTAYADEAVFLLGDFNAYSKETPVQIIEGAGYTGVEKLFEPTSATYQFSGRLGSLDHIFANAKALELVTGAAVWDINGDESVAMQYSRRNYNITDFYTTSPFASSDHDPAIAGIRATPEPDPADPGDGDPGDDDQQPGVSQPGSNQAGTDQPGGSHPPAGGPKPGGGKKPGAPALAATGVDAAPMGLLSALLITAGAAAVAAGRRRAS from the coding sequence ATGCCGACGTCCCTCCGCACCGCCGTCCGCAACTTCATCCTCGTCATCGCGACCGCGCTCGCAGCCACGCTGATGACGCAGCTGCCAGCCGCCGCGGTGAGCGACGGGGTGATCATCAACGAGCTCTACGCTCGCGGCGGCAGTGCTAACCAGCCGTACACGAACAAGTTCGTGGAGCTGCACAACCCCACCGGCACGGCCATCGACCTCAACGGCATGTCGATCCAGTACCGCTCGGCGACCGGCACCGGGAACGCCAGCGGCGTCGTTGCGCTCACCGGCACCATCGAGCCCGGCGGCTACTACGTGATCCAGCTCGGCAGCAACGGCACCACAGGCGCGCCCCTGCCGGAGCCCGACCAGACCAGCGGAGTGAACCCCTCAGGCACCACCGGAACCGTCTTCCTCGCGAGCACCACCACGGCGATCAACCCCGCCACGCAGCCCGAGCTCGTCGTCGACAAGCTCGGCTACGGCGGTTCGAACTCGCCGGAAGGAACGGCCGCGACCTACACAGGAAGCAACTCCACACCCGGCTCGCTCGGCCGCACCACCGCTGTCGACACCGATGACAACGCGACCGACTTCACCTTCCTGGAGACCCCGACCCCGGGCGCAGCCAACACCGGCACCACCCCCGATCCCGACCCGGATCCAGAGCCCGAGCCGGACCCGACCGTGGTGTCGATCGCCGAGATCCAGGGCGCCGGCGCGGAGACCCCGATGAACGGGCAGCGCGTCACCACCATCGGCGTGGTGACCGCCAGCTACCCGACCGGCGGGTTCAACGGCTTCTATCTGCAGACTCCCGGCTCGGGCGGCGTCGAGGACAGCACCCCCGGTGCCTCCGACGGCATCTTCGTCTACCTCGGCAGCGGCGCCGAGCCGGCGACGGTCGGCGCCTGCCTGACCGTGACCGGCACGGCGGGCGAGTACTACGGGCTCACCCAGCTCAGCTCGCCGACGATCGCGCCCGCGAGCGACTGCGCGCCGGCGAAGGCGGTCGAGCTCGAGACCCTGCCTGCGACGGACGCCGAGAAGGAGCAGTACGAGGGCATGCTGGTCCACCCGATCGGCAGCTACACGATCACGAACAACTACCAGCTCAGCCAGTACGGGCAGATCGGCTTGGCGTACGGCGACCAGCCGCTCTACCAAGCCACCGACGTGGTCGCTCCCGGGCCCGAGGCCGCGGCGTACGAGGCGGCGAACCTGGCGAAGTACATCACGCTGGACGACGGATCCAGCTGGAACTACCTCACCAACCAGACCGCGCAGTCGACCCCGCTGCCGTACCTGAGCCAGGAGACGCCGATGCGCACCGGCTCGCAGGTCACCTTCGTCTCGCCGGTGATCCTCGACTACCGCTTCCAGTGGAACTACCAGCCGGTCGGGCAGGTCGTCGGCAGCGACGACGTCGACATCCCGATCACCAGCGAGAACGACCGTGAGGCGACCGTGCCGTCCGTCGGCGGCGACCTGCAGATGGCCGCCTTCAACGTGCTGAACTACTTCACCGACCTCGGCCAGGACGAGGCAGGCTGCCGTTCCTACGACGACCGCGAGGGCAACCCGGTGGGCGCGCGCGACTGCCAGGTCCGCGGCGCCTACACCCCGGAGGCCTTCGCCGACCAGCAGGCGAAGATCGTCAACGCGATCAACAGCTCCGGCGCCGAGATCGTCGCCCTCATGGAGGTCGAGAACTCCGCGGGTATCACCTACCTCCCCGGCCAGGACCGCGACAAGGCGCTCGCCGAGCTGGTCGCCGCGCTCAACGCCGCCGGCGGCAACTGGGCCTACGCCCCCTCGCCCGTCGTCCTGCCGCCGAACGAGGATGTCATCCGCACCGCCTTCATCTACAACCCCGACGTCGTCTCGCTCGACGGCCCGTCGGAGATCCTGCTCGACGGTGCCTTCGCGAACGCCCGCTACCCGCTGGCCCAGAAGTTCACCGTGAACGACAGCACGACGTCCTTCGTCGCGATCGCGAACCACTTCAAGTCCAAGGGCTCCGGCGAGGACGACGGCACGGGCCAGGGTCTGGCCAACCCCTCTCGCGAGGCGCAGGCCACCGCGCTGACGACCTGGGCGAACACGGCGTACGCCGACGAGGCGGTCTTCCTGCTCGGCGACTTCAACGCCTACAGCAAGGAGACCCCGGTCCAGATCATCGAAGGCGCCGGCTACACGGGCGTCGAGAAGCTCTTCGAGCCCACGTCCGCCACCTACCAGTTCAGCGGCCGGCTCGGCTCGCTCGACCACATCTTCGCCAACGCCAAGGCGCTCGAGCTGGTCACCGGCGCCGCGGTGTGGGACATCAACGGTGACGAATCGGTCGCGATGCAGTACTCGCGCCGCAACTACAACATCACCGACTTCTACACGACCTCGCCGTTCGCCTCCTCGGATCACGATCCGGCCATCGCGGGAATCCGCGCCACGCCGGAGCCGGATCCCGCGGACCCGGGCGATGGCGATCCGGGCGACGACGATCAGCAGCCCGGGGTCAGCCAGCCCGGCAGCAACCAGGCAGGCACGGATCAGCCCGGCGGGAGCCACCCGCCGGCCGGCGGACCGAAGCCCGGCGGCGGCAAGAAGCCGGGCGCCCCGGCACTCGCCGCGACCGGCGTGGACGCCGCGCCGATGGGGCTGCTGTCCGCTCTGCTGATCACCGCGGGCGCCGCGGCCGTCGCTGCCGGACGTCGCCGGGCGAGCTGA
- a CDS encoding SDR family oxidoreductase: protein MDIQGKVAVVTGAAGGIGEALAHELLAEGAKVTVVDLDQKRVDAAVAKLAEKYAGSVIGMAGDVSSNDVIRGIIERTESELGEIEMYFANAGIIGPHGIGDSDDDWDQIIDVNVLAHVRAARMLVPAWVERGSGYFISTASAAGLLSQIGAAAYSTTKSAAVAFSEWLAITYAKDGIKVSCLCPMGVNTDMLNTGLESTDEADSLGARVVQSAGGVLEPSDVAKTVLQAVRDEVFLVLPHEEVREYMRRKGSDHDRWLRGMARLQERQSR from the coding sequence GTGGATATTCAGGGCAAGGTCGCAGTCGTCACCGGGGCCGCCGGCGGGATCGGAGAGGCGCTCGCGCACGAGCTGCTCGCCGAAGGCGCGAAGGTCACGGTCGTCGATCTCGACCAGAAGCGGGTGGACGCCGCGGTCGCGAAGCTGGCCGAGAAGTACGCCGGCTCGGTGATCGGCATGGCCGGGGATGTCAGCAGCAACGACGTCATCCGCGGGATCATCGAGCGCACCGAGAGCGAGCTCGGCGAGATCGAGATGTACTTCGCCAATGCCGGCATCATCGGCCCGCACGGAATTGGCGACTCAGACGACGACTGGGACCAGATCATCGACGTCAACGTGCTCGCGCACGTGCGCGCCGCGCGGATGCTGGTACCGGCATGGGTCGAGCGGGGCTCGGGCTACTTCATCTCCACAGCGTCCGCTGCGGGCCTGCTCAGCCAGATCGGCGCGGCGGCGTACTCGACGACGAAGTCGGCCGCGGTCGCGTTCTCGGAGTGGCTGGCGATCACGTACGCCAAGGACGGCATCAAGGTCAGCTGCCTGTGCCCGATGGGTGTCAACACCGACATGCTGAACACCGGCCTGGAGTCGACCGACGAGGCCGACTCGCTCGGAGCGCGCGTGGTGCAGAGTGCCGGTGGTGTTCTGGAGCCCTCGGACGTCGCGAAGACCGTGCTGCAGGCGGTGCGCGACGAGGTGTTCCTGGTCCTGCCGCACGAGGAGGTCCGCGAGTACATGCGCCGCAAGGGTTCGGACCACGACCGGTGGCTGCGCGGCATGGCCCGCCTGCAGGAGCGACAGAGCCGGTAG
- a CDS encoding response regulator transcription factor gives MIRVLIADDHPIVRTGLRAVFEGEPSIEIVGEVGRAEDAVARVDAQADGIDVVTMDLRFGAGMSGAEATRAVRRREDAPAVLVLTNYDNDVDILEAIEAGASGYLLKDAPPADLISAVQDAAAGRTVLAPVVANRLQERRRRPEVALTPREHDVLALVAEGLTNDQISQRLYLSKPTVKSHLAHIYGKLDVSSRTAALARARDLGLLR, from the coding sequence ATGATCCGCGTGCTCATCGCAGACGACCACCCGATCGTGCGGACTGGCCTCCGCGCGGTGTTCGAGGGCGAGCCGTCGATCGAGATCGTCGGCGAGGTGGGCCGCGCCGAGGACGCCGTCGCCCGAGTGGACGCCCAGGCAGACGGCATCGACGTCGTCACCATGGACCTTCGTTTTGGCGCCGGGATGTCCGGCGCCGAGGCCACCCGCGCCGTACGCCGCCGCGAGGACGCGCCCGCGGTGCTGGTGCTGACCAACTACGACAACGACGTCGACATCCTGGAGGCGATCGAGGCCGGGGCGAGCGGCTACCTGCTCAAGGATGCGCCACCCGCGGATCTGATCAGCGCCGTGCAGGACGCCGCGGCGGGGCGCACGGTACTCGCTCCGGTCGTTGCCAACCGGCTGCAAGAACGCCGCCGACGCCCCGAGGTGGCGCTGACCCCACGAGAGCATGACGTGCTCGCGCTGGTCGCCGAGGGCCTGACCAACGACCAGATCAGCCAACGCCTCTACCTGAGCAAGCCGACCGTCAAGAGCCACCTCGCCCACATCTACGGCAAGCTCGACGTCTCCAGCCGCACCGCCGCGCTAGCCCGCGCCCGCGACCTCGGCCTGCTCCGCTGA
- a CDS encoding sensor histidine kinase produces MQGKVRMAATQGSPISRGFLVSAVLVIGLLIALPVAETVVANHPALAMVLTLAVLEILVGIVGAVLLHRRGELVYRPASQLRWASALWLIALCLPWAALIVVSRQAAYLGFVLYFLALWLLPSSIGPAATFGLALLTGFGLSVHHGWSSGAFVGPVSTAAVLIAGMAGLRAIITELSARGELIAALEAAQTRLAESEREAGRHAERTRLGRELHDTVAQHLSSIQLLLHAAERAPEDEVRATHLQEARDAASTALADTRAFIKDLTPAPLAGRSLTTAIERVATEAAARTAMQVTMRVDGAARNLPTATEATVLRIAQEALTNVEKHAQASAVDVRLEYEDHQVSLEVSDDGRGFDSEQVINGSPADSNSFGISGMRARAAELGGYVAVVGEPGEGTLVSAQIPTTPAQPGEAT; encoded by the coding sequence ATGCAGGGGAAGGTGCGGATGGCAGCCACTCAAGGCTCGCCCATCTCGCGCGGCTTCCTGGTCTCGGCCGTCCTTGTCATCGGTCTACTGATTGCTCTGCCGGTCGCGGAGACCGTCGTCGCGAACCACCCGGCGCTGGCCATGGTCTTGACGCTCGCCGTCCTCGAGATCTTGGTCGGGATCGTCGGCGCGGTGCTGCTGCACCGCCGCGGCGAGCTCGTCTATCGACCGGCATCCCAGCTGCGGTGGGCATCCGCGCTCTGGCTGATCGCCCTGTGTCTTCCGTGGGCGGCGCTGATCGTGGTGAGCCGGCAGGCTGCGTATCTCGGCTTCGTCTTGTACTTCCTGGCTCTGTGGTTGCTGCCGTCGTCGATCGGCCCCGCCGCCACCTTCGGGCTCGCCTTGCTGACCGGGTTCGGCCTGAGCGTGCACCACGGCTGGTCATCCGGCGCGTTCGTTGGACCGGTATCGACCGCGGCGGTGCTGATCGCAGGGATGGCCGGCCTGCGCGCGATCATCACCGAGCTGTCGGCCCGTGGCGAGCTGATCGCCGCGCTCGAGGCCGCGCAGACGAGGCTGGCCGAGTCGGAGCGGGAAGCCGGCCGCCACGCCGAACGCACCCGCCTTGGCCGAGAGCTGCACGACACGGTTGCCCAGCACTTGTCGAGCATCCAGCTGCTGCTGCACGCGGCTGAGCGCGCGCCCGAGGATGAGGTGCGAGCCACCCACCTTCAGGAGGCGCGCGACGCGGCGTCCACCGCCCTCGCCGACACCCGCGCGTTTATCAAGGACCTCACGCCCGCACCGCTGGCCGGCCGGTCGCTGACCACCGCCATCGAGCGGGTCGCGACCGAGGCCGCCGCGAGAACCGCCATGCAGGTCACCATGCGAGTCGACGGCGCGGCCCGCAATCTCCCCACCGCCACCGAGGCGACCGTGCTGCGGATCGCCCAGGAAGCGCTCACGAACGTCGAGAAGCACGCCCAGGCGAGCGCGGTCGACGTCCGGCTCGAGTACGAGGACCATCAGGTCAGTCTTGAAGTGAGCGATGACGGCCGCGGATTCGACAGCGAGCAGGTCATCAACGGGTCGCCGGCCGACTCGAACTCCTTCGGCATCAGCGGCATGCGTGCCCGAGCCGCCGAGCTCGGCGGGTATGTCGCAGTCGTCGGTGAACCTGGCGAGGGAACGCTCGTCAGCGCCCAGATCCCCACCACACCAGCACAACCCGGAGAAGCCACATGA
- a CDS encoding Fic family protein has translation MVKSDWNTTHPFITFTAPYEPERFNLKLGEAFSKCQHLSGTPLPPKLAQHLSHIYFARGIQGTTAIEGNTLSEADVSDVLAGKKQLPESRKYQEVEVLNVAKALTEIRAEAASGKPFRLTPNWIREQNRQVLDGLDDLEDHVVPGEYTREQVVVGSYRPPRPNSVPELVDRLCDWLNSLIEASQDNEKKSDERFLNAFMAAALGHLYVAWIHPFGDGNGRTARLLEAAILAHSGVVPWVSCQLLSNFYNETRPKYYRKLDRASKAREVSQFILYSIEGYVDELRDQISVVQAQQRHIAWMSYVHEVMQNESEGKPKKRRSRLALALHPDTPTPKDEVPTLETELAFHYGSVTPKTVSRDLSALQQLGLVRQLPDGWVANQAALDAFVPLRENFETNAIVVSVPEPFDLATTEDVEPASL, from the coding sequence ATGGTCAAGTCGGATTGGAATACCACTCATCCGTTCATTACGTTTACCGCTCCTTACGAGCCTGAGCGTTTCAACCTGAAACTCGGCGAGGCGTTCTCTAAGTGCCAGCACCTCAGCGGTACGCCCCTCCCGCCGAAACTTGCCCAGCACCTATCTCACATCTACTTCGCTCGCGGCATCCAAGGCACAACGGCCATCGAAGGCAACACCCTTTCAGAAGCCGACGTGTCAGACGTCCTTGCTGGGAAGAAGCAACTACCTGAGTCTCGGAAGTATCAAGAGGTGGAGGTGTTAAACGTCGCCAAAGCGCTGACTGAGATTCGCGCCGAAGCGGCATCCGGCAAGCCATTCAGGCTCACTCCCAATTGGATCCGGGAGCAGAATCGCCAGGTCCTCGACGGGCTAGACGATCTTGAGGACCACGTCGTGCCAGGCGAGTACACGCGTGAACAGGTGGTCGTTGGTTCTTACCGACCTCCGAGGCCGAACTCTGTCCCTGAGCTCGTGGATCGGCTGTGCGACTGGCTGAATAGCCTCATCGAGGCATCGCAGGACAACGAAAAGAAGTCCGACGAACGCTTCCTGAACGCGTTCATGGCTGCCGCCCTGGGGCACCTGTACGTGGCTTGGATCCATCCCTTCGGGGACGGAAACGGGCGAACTGCAAGGTTGCTGGAGGCAGCCATTCTTGCTCACTCTGGCGTGGTGCCTTGGGTATCCTGCCAGTTGCTGTCGAACTTCTACAACGAAACCAGACCGAAGTACTACCGGAAGCTCGATCGTGCCTCGAAGGCACGAGAAGTCTCACAGTTCATCCTTTACTCAATCGAGGGATACGTGGACGAACTTCGCGATCAGATTTCGGTCGTGCAGGCTCAGCAGCGACATATCGCCTGGATGTCGTACGTGCACGAAGTCATGCAGAACGAGAGCGAAGGCAAGCCGAAGAAGCGGCGCAGCCGGCTGGCCCTCGCGCTGCATCCCGACACACCCACCCCCAAGGACGAAGTGCCGACTCTAGAGACGGAACTCGCGTTTCACTACGGGAGCGTCACGCCCAAGACCGTAAGCCGCGACCTGTCCGCGCTACAGCAGCTTGGTCTTGTTCGTCAACTCCCGGACGGGTGGGTGGCCAACCAGGCTGCTCTCGACGCCTTCGTGCCGTTACGAGAGAACTTCGAAACCAATGCGATCGTCGTTTCGGTGCCCGAACCGTTCGACCTTGCCACGACGGAGGATGTGGAGCCTGCGTCACTCTGA